A single region of the Bicyclus anynana chromosome 14, ilBicAnyn1.1, whole genome shotgun sequence genome encodes:
- the LOC112047347 gene encoding UDP-glycosyltransferase UGT5-like, whose translation MYIQHFKMIGFTLLMIFSLMPKYSKSANILYVIPFPSMSHYIALRPIGLELAQRGHNVTVITTHLEHIPLPNYHQVQVVKKRFWELIGGEAPNIFDLTSLSAEEFHKKIHWPGSIGLINVVLSSPEVKEFLKKDNTFDLVICEQFFLEALLALSVKYNAPLAIISTFGNCMKHNLATGNPLQLATVTAEYLDVHNPRSFWGRLRNFYFTAYDYFWWKYWYLGKQEELVKKYFPELGDNTPSLYELQRDAALMLINSHFSYDTPSALLPNIVDIGGVHLTSYNASLPNDLQKLLDDSKEGVVFVSFGSNVRSSELPPQKKNAFLNVFKRLKQTVLWKWEEDDLEGKPDNLVIRKWLPQKDILAHPNIKVFIGHGGLIGLQETIFNGVPVVGIPIYGDQYNNLLLIEEAGAGKLLEYHKINEDTLYETLNDILNDDSYMKSAKNLQRRWKDRPMSPIDTAMFWLEYVIRNKGAEYMKNPARNMNWFAYTMVDVYAFIFVIIITVIGCFVKILMTVAKYLSKPQKKVSRKKKRA comes from the exons ATTGGGTTTACgcttttaatgatattttctttgatgccaaaatatagtaaatctgcaaatattttgtatgtaatacCTTTTCCATCTATGTCACACTATATAGCTTTAAGGCCAATTGGATTAGAATTAGCTCAAAGAGGACATAATGTGACTGTTATAACGACGCACTTAGAACATATTCCATTGCCTAACTATCATCAGGTACAagtggtaaaaaaaagattctGGGAACTAATTG GTGGCGAAGCaccaaatatttttgatttgacATCTTTATCTGCTGaagaatttcataaaaaaatacattggcCAGGCAGCATAGGTCTAATAAATGTAGTATTGTCCTCTCCTGAagtaaaagagtttttaaagaAGGACAACACCTTTGATTTAGTTATTTGTGAACAATTTTTTCTAGAAGCTTTGCTTGCATTGTCAGTAAAATATAATGCACCCTTAGCAATTATATCCACATTTGGGAACTGCATGAAGCATAATTTAGCGACGGGTAATCCGCTTCAGTTAGCTACAGTTACAGCAGAATATCTAGATGTACATAATCCCAGAAGTTTTTGGGGCAGATTAAGGAACTTTTACTTCACTGCCTATGATTATTTTTGGTGGAAATATTGGTACCTTGGCAAGCAAGAAGAGCTCGTTAAAAAGTATTTCCCAGAGTTGGGCGATAATACTCCAAGCTTATATGAATTGCAAAGGGATGCTGCGTTAATGTTGATCAATAGTCACTTCAGCTACGATACTCCTTCTGCGCTGTTACCAAATATTGTAGATATTGGCGGAGTTCATCTTACTTCTTATAATGCAAGCCTACCAAAT gATTTGCAAAAGCTATTAGATGATTCAAAAGAAGGTGTAGTTTTTGTAAGCTTTGGATCAAATGTTAGAAGTTCTGAATTACCACCACAGAAAAAGAAtgcatttttaaatgtattcaaGCGCCTGAAACAGACTGTTTTATGGAAATGGGAAGAAGATGATTTAGAAGGAAAACCAGATAATTTGGTTATACGCAAATGGTTACCCCAAAAAGATATTCTtg CTCATCCCAACATCAAAGTATTTATTGGACACGGAGGTCTAATAGGGTTGCAAGAAACAATATTTAATGGAGTCCCTGTAGTCGGTATACCTATATATGGCGATCAATACAACAATTTGCTTCTAATTGAAGAAGCTGGTGCCGGCAAACTTTTAGAATATCACAAAATAAATGAAGACACTTTATATGAAACTCTTAACGATATCTTAAACGATGATTCTTATATGAAAAGCGCTAAAAATTTACAACGAAGATGGAAAGATAGGCCAATGAGTCCAATAGATACAGCAATGTTCTGGTTAGAATATGTAATTCGTAATAAAGGTGCTGAATACATGAAGAATCCTGCAAGAAATATGAATTGGTTTGCGTATACCATGGTGGATGTATatgcatttatttttgttataatcatAACAGTAATAGgatgttttgttaaaatattaatgacagtcgcaaaatatttatctaaacctcAGAAAAAGGTATCTAGAAAGAAAAAACGGGCATAA